The proteins below come from a single Myxosarcina sp. GI1 genomic window:
- a CDS encoding DUF1830 domain-containing protein: protein MTKSQGVVYQPPLDTESEEILCQYVNATSHLQVIKINNIDNYDWEKVVFPGQRILFNTFKRAELSIYSTAQINTILIDTIDCKKLKVDE, encoded by the coding sequence ATGACCAAATCTCAAGGTGTTGTATATCAGCCTCCACTCGACACTGAATCTGAAGAAATTCTCTGTCAGTATGTCAACGCTACCAGTCACTTACAGGTAATTAAAATTAACAATATTGATAATTACGATTGGGAAAAAGTTGTTTTTCCAGGTCAAAGAATTTTATTCAATACTTTCAAACGGGCAGAATTGAGTATATATAGTACTGCTCAAATAAATACAATTTTAATCGATACCATTGACTGCAAAAAACTTAAGGTAGATGAGTAA
- a CDS encoding Crp/Fnr family transcriptional regulator: MSSTQEAEPPSRLAFTSIYLTRTQVSLVGKNGLIGLPRILGSKTSTHQAIVQVMGTAMRIKAEIIEDKFSKLPELRRTLLLYTQTRLSYVGQLAACNRQHKIEKRLARWLLLVQDCLAVEELPLTQEFIANMLGTNRAGVTIAAGRLQKAGIISYTRGSITVLERTRLEQMSCECYDLMRQEQQRLFGDLYCQTYKKYEKAC, translated from the coding sequence TTGTCATCAACCCAAGAAGCCGAGCCTCCGTCTCGACTGGCTTTTACCTCAATCTACTTAACCCGAACTCAGGTTAGTTTAGTGGGAAAAAACGGCTTAATTGGTTTGCCAAGAATTTTAGGCTCGAAAACTAGTACTCATCAGGCGATCGTACAGGTTATGGGTACGGCAATGAGAATTAAAGCTGAAATCATAGAAGACAAGTTTAGTAAATTGCCAGAACTGCGCCGTACTTTATTACTCTACACCCAAACTAGATTGAGTTATGTCGGACAACTAGCTGCCTGTAATCGTCAGCACAAAATAGAAAAAAGACTAGCAAGATGGCTACTTTTAGTTCAAGATTGTCTGGCTGTAGAGGAACTACCCCTAACACAAGAGTTTATTGCTAATATGTTGGGTACCAATCGTGCTGGAGTCACCATCGCTGCGGGAAGACTACAAAAAGCAGGAATCATTAGCTACACCAGAGGCAGTATTACGGTTTTAGAGCGTACCAGGCTCGAACAGATGTCTTGCGAATGCTACGACCTGATGCGGCAAGAACAACAAAGGCTATTCGGCGATCTCTACTGCCAAACTTACAAGAAATATGAGAAAGCGTGTTAA
- a CDS encoding group II intron maturase-specific domain-containing protein, whose amino-acid sequence MMESRMTRNCHVRFGERYEETHQSQDWKVRFVPTLFSPLLANIALHGIENMLIEYAKTLDIRRKDKPSSQISWQKKVSQLTFVRYADDFVVLHHDLKVIQRCRELISEWLKDVGLELKPTKTRIAHTLDSEKSEDGIAGFDFLGYNIRQFPAGKYVSPRNTKKDVVGFNTFITPSKDACKKHQSRIKVIRKHKNSSQARIISELNPVIRGWCNYYKFSDAQTRNILTKQDHLVYLKLRAWGRYRCRSLKKAYKKYYTKIGKRNWIFATREGDANPLRLLLHSSFDSSSTNYVKVKGDKSPYDGNLIYWSTRMGRHPEMPVSKAIKLKKQKGKCSWCGLYFREGDVLEEDHITAIALGGKNVYDNLQLLHAHCHDEKTALDMIEIRKKRLSNFLTELHKLWSKVNYLWVDDIPVILSS is encoded by the coding sequence ATGATGGAAAGCCGTATGACGAGAAATTGTCACGTACGGTTTGGAGAGAGGTATGAAGAAACACATCAATCGCAAGATTGGAAAGTGCGCTTTGTGCCTACTCTATTTAGCCCACTTCTAGCCAATATAGCGTTACACGGCATAGAAAATATGCTTATTGAATATGCTAAGACATTGGATATTAGAAGAAAAGACAAACCGAGCAGCCAGATAAGCTGGCAAAAGAAAGTAAGTCAACTAACATTCGTCAGGTATGCGGATGATTTCGTTGTGCTACACCACGACCTTAAGGTAATCCAGAGATGTCGAGAATTAATCTCGGAGTGGTTAAAAGATGTAGGTTTGGAATTAAAACCAACTAAAACTAGAATAGCTCACACTCTGGATTCAGAGAAGAGTGAGGACGGAATAGCAGGGTTTGACTTTCTCGGATATAACATTCGACAATTTCCTGCGGGTAAATACGTCAGCCCTAGAAATACTAAAAAAGACGTAGTTGGTTTTAATACCTTCATCACCCCAAGCAAAGATGCCTGTAAAAAGCATCAAAGTCGTATAAAAGTCATCAGGAAACACAAGAACTCATCACAAGCTCGGATAATCTCAGAGCTTAACCCTGTAATCAGGGGATGGTGCAACTATTACAAGTTTTCTGATGCCCAAACAAGAAACATCTTAACTAAACAAGATCATCTTGTATACCTCAAATTAAGAGCTTGGGGCAGATACCGATGCAGAAGTCTTAAAAAGGCTTACAAAAAATATTACACAAAAATCGGTAAAAGAAATTGGATATTCGCAACCAGGGAAGGGGACGCGAACCCTCTTCGGTTACTTTTGCATAGTTCGTTCGATAGCAGTTCAACCAACTACGTAAAAGTTAAAGGCGATAAAAGCCCCTACGACGGCAACCTGATTTATTGGAGTACCAGAATGGGTAGACATCCCGAAATGCCCGTTTCCAAGGCTATTAAGCTCAAGAAGCAAAAAGGCAAATGTAGCTGGTGCGGATTATATTTTCGTGAGGGAGATGTTTTGGAGGAAGACCATATTACGGCTATTGCCCTCGGCGGTAAAAACGTATATGACAATCTCCAATTACTACACGCACACTGTCACGATGAAAAAACAGCACTGGATATGATTGAAATAAGGAAAAAACGACTATCTAA
- the ltrA gene encoding group II intron reverse transcriptase/maturase: MSDIIKTQRSLAIKAKFQKEHQFDHLYRLICRRDWIADVLKTILSNKGSKTPGVDGISKKALESEVAKSKFVKELESELRQKQFRPMPVRRIYIPKSNGKTRPLGIPTIKDRVVQMLVKMVLEPIYESDFLNCSNGFRPGRRTQDCIARLDSYINRRNKYYWVIEGDIKGAFDSIHHQILIKLLAQRISDEKFLKLIERFLEAGIMEGCLFKRTETGTPQGAICSPILANIYLHQLDLYWWNKYGNLHRKQKERRRINHMGNCALIRYADDWLLLTNGGKAEAIRLKEEFQAFLWKELKLELSPEKTHITHVNQGFDFLGFHVQRYVKSNDRPKMLVTPAQENIKKLKLKIKEMTRRKWFQDSPLLKISALNAVLRGWINYYRHTNTKKLAKDLDFWVNERLFLWLSKRHKVSKRKVLDRFKLRENGKRWNFGVLNGDNHLFLYRMSDLPLKKYRSRSPENPYLEGFGTLSAAQPEIPLSQIIWMGNAENVTWRELKEKIKAERGAKCECCGALGKLDLHHIIPRKSKGKDTEDNLQLLCRSCHALTPSFGRR, translated from the coding sequence ATGTCCGATATCATCAAAACCCAACGTAGTCTCGCCATAAAAGCAAAGTTCCAGAAGGAACATCAATTTGACCATCTCTATCGGCTCATTTGCCGTCGAGATTGGATTGCCGATGTCCTAAAGACAATTCTCTCAAATAAAGGGTCTAAGACACCAGGAGTCGATGGAATAAGCAAAAAGGCTCTAGAATCAGAGGTAGCAAAGTCTAAATTTGTGAAAGAGCTTGAAAGCGAACTGCGTCAAAAACAGTTCCGCCCAATGCCCGTTCGTCGAATATACATTCCTAAGTCTAACGGTAAAACTCGCCCATTGGGTATTCCTACAATCAAAGACCGAGTAGTACAAATGCTTGTCAAAATGGTGTTAGAACCTATTTATGAAAGCGACTTCTTGAACTGCTCCAACGGTTTTCGACCAGGACGCAGAACACAGGACTGTATCGCCCGATTAGATAGCTACATCAACCGACGCAACAAATACTATTGGGTTATCGAAGGGGATATCAAAGGAGCATTTGACAGCATTCACCATCAAATATTGATAAAATTGCTGGCTCAAAGAATCTCTGATGAAAAGTTCTTAAAACTAATAGAACGATTTCTTGAAGCGGGAATTATGGAAGGTTGTTTGTTCAAACGCACCGAAACGGGAACACCGCAGGGTGCAATCTGCTCGCCAATTTTGGCGAACATCTACTTACATCAGCTAGACCTCTACTGGTGGAACAAATACGGCAATCTTCACCGCAAACAGAAAGAACGTCGTCGAATAAACCACATGGGAAACTGTGCGCTGATTCGATATGCTGATGATTGGCTACTACTTACCAACGGTGGGAAAGCAGAAGCCATCAGGCTAAAAGAAGAGTTTCAAGCCTTCCTCTGGAAAGAACTAAAGCTCGAACTTTCACCAGAAAAAACGCACATAACTCATGTAAATCAAGGTTTTGACTTTTTAGGTTTTCACGTTCAAAGATACGTAAAATCTAATGACCGACCTAAAATGCTGGTCACTCCAGCCCAGGAAAACATTAAAAAGTTGAAGCTCAAGATTAAAGAGATGACGCGACGCAAGTGGTTTCAAGATTCACCATTGCTCAAAATCTCAGCTTTAAACGCAGTACTCAGAGGATGGATTAATTACTATCGCCATACTAACACCAAGAAATTAGCCAAAGATCTAGACTTCTGGGTTAACGAAAGGCTGTTTCTCTGGTTAAGTAAACGGCATAAAGTATCCAAACGAAAAGTACTAGATAGATTCAAACTCCGTGAGAACGGGAAGAGATGGAACTTTGGTGTACTCAACGGGGATAATCACCTTTTTCTTTATAGGATGAGCGATTTACCCCTAAAGAAATACCGTTCTCGTTCACCAGAAAACCCTTATTTAGAAGGGTTTGGAACATTATCAGCAGCACAGCCAGAAATACCTTTATCCCAAATAATCTGGATGGGAAATGCCGAGAACGTCACATGGCGCGAACTCAAAGAGAAAATTAAAGCTGAGAGGGGCGCAAAATGCGAATGTTGTGGCGCACTAGGAAAACTAGACCTGCACCACATCATACCGCGCAAAAGCAAGGGTAAAGACACTGAAGATAATCTTCAGCTACTATGTCGCTCTTGTCATGCCTTAACACCCTCGTTTGGTCGGAGGTAA